In Bacteroidales bacterium, the genomic window ATAGATTTTGCATATATCACCCTGCACGTGGGACTGGGTAATTTTAGAAGCGTGGATGTGGAGGATCTGACCAAACATAAAATGGACTCCGAGAGGATTCATATCACAGAGGATTCTGTCAAACTCGTCAATGCCGCAAAAGAGATGAGGAAGAACGTTTGTGCAATCGGGACCACTGTGATGCGGACTCTCGAAAGCTCTGTTTCAACGGATGGATTTCTCAAAGAGTATGACGGGTGGACCAACAAATTCATCTTTCCTCCTTACGAATTTTCTGTCCCCAACAGAATGGTATCCAATTTCCATCTCCCCTATTCCACCCTGTTGATGATGGTATCTGCATTCGCAGGGTATCATCTTCTTATGAATGCATACGAGGTTGCCATCAAGGAAAAATATAAGTTTGGCACCTATGGAGATGCCATGCTGATTCTGTAAGCGGTCCGGCATGCCCCTGCTTAACTCCATTATATCCTGGGTGAATGTAAAACGGCTTCATCAAATTGAGCTGTTCATGAAATATCCCTTTGATGTACAAAAGGAGGTTTTTTCAAGATTGATAGAACAGGCGCGACGAACAACCTGGGGCGTTCAGTATGGTTTCGACTCCATCGATTCTATAGGGGAATTCCAGAAGAGTGTACCCATCAGTACTTACGAGGATATAAAACCTTATATCAACCGGCTCATGGAGGGCGAACAAAACCTGCTTTGGCCCACAGAGATCAAATGGTTCGCCAAATCATCGGGTACCACTTCAGATAAAAGCAAATATATCCCCGTGAGTAATGAAGCTCTGGAGGATTGTCACTTCAGGGGAGCGAAGGATGTGATTGCATTCTATACCAAACAGAAGCCTGAAAGTGCGATACTGAAAGGAAAGACTCTGACTCTGGGGGGCAGTGCCGAGGTAAATAACCTCAGCAACCAGTCCTACTACGGGGACCTGTCGGCTGTTCTTATTGAAAACCTTCCCTTCTGGGCTCAGTTTATACGCACCCCTGCCTCTGAAATTGCACTGATTCCTGATTTTGAGGAGAAGCTCGAAAAAATTACACACTTTACCATTAACGAAAACGTCACCAGCATCGCAGGGGTACCCTCCTGGAACCTGGTCCTTTTGAGAGCCGTTTTAGATTTCACCGGCAAAAATAATATCCTGGAGGTCTGGCCCAATCTCGAACTATTTACCCATGGAGGGATCAGTTTCACCCCCTACCGTGAATCCTTCAAAAAACTGATCCCCTCTGATAGAATGAATTACATGGAGACCTACAATGCATCGGAAGGTTTCTTTGGAATTCAGGACAATCTGCAACGCGACGACATGTTACTGATGCTTGACCTGGGAGTATTTTATGAGTTTATTCCTCTCGATCAGCTTGAGGAACCGGATCCGCCCGTCTCTACCGTTGAGGAAGTAAAGACGGGAGTGAATTATGCCATGATTATCAGCACTAACGGGGGATTGTGGCGATACATGATTGGAGATACCGTTGTCTTTACCTCCCAGTACCCGCACAGGATCAAGATTTCAGGTCGCACCAAATATTTCATCAACGCTTTTGGAGAAGAGGTGATCCTGGAAAATGCAGAGAAAGCGTTAATGTCGGCCTGCAAGGAGACCGGAGCTGTGATCAAGGAATATACAGCCGGACCGATGTTTATGAGTGATGAGTCAAAGGGAAGGCATGAATGGATGATTGAATTTGAAACTCCACCCGGGAACCTGGCTCAATTCGCCGAGGGGCTCGACCGGACATTAAAGTCCGTGAATTCCGATTATGAAGCCAAACGATATAAGGACCTCACCCTCATGCTTCCCAAAGTGGTATCCCTGCAACCCGGAACTTTTTACAAATGGATGCAAAAACGTGGTAAACTGGGGGGGCAGAACAAGATACCAAGGCTTGCCAACGACCGGAAATATTTAGATGAGCTAAGTGATATTCTAAGCCGATAAAAGTTGCTATCTTTAGTCTGACTCATCCATTAAATAAAGGAATATGCATGTAGCTGTTGCGGGAAATATCGGGTCCGGTAAAACCACTCTAACAAGTTTATTATCTAAGCATTACGCTTGGGAGGCCCAGTATGAGGATGTGGATGACAATCCTTATCTGAATGATTTTTACCAGGACATGCAACGATGGTCTTTTAACTTGCAAATCTATTTCCTCAACAGTCGTTTCAGCCAGATTGTCAGGATCCGTCAATCGGGAAAAAAGATTATCCAGGACCGGACCATTTATGAAGACGCTTTCATTTTCGCCCCTAACCTCCACAGCATGGGCTTAATGAGTACCAGGGACTTCGAAAATTATTTTGCCCTGTTCAATCTGATGAGTTCCCTGATCGAACCTCCCGACCTTCTGATCTACCTTCGCGCTTCCATTTCCACTCTGGTGGAACAGATTCAGCAAAGGGGCAGGAAATACGAGAATAACATTCGGCTGGATTA contains:
- a CDS encoding GH3 auxin-responsive promoter family protein codes for the protein MPLLNSIISWVNVKRLHQIELFMKYPFDVQKEVFSRLIEQARRTTWGVQYGFDSIDSIGEFQKSVPISTYEDIKPYINRLMEGEQNLLWPTEIKWFAKSSGTTSDKSKYIPVSNEALEDCHFRGAKDVIAFYTKQKPESAILKGKTLTLGGSAEVNNLSNQSYYGDLSAVLIENLPFWAQFIRTPASEIALIPDFEEKLEKITHFTINENVTSIAGVPSWNLVLLRAVLDFTGKNNILEVWPNLELFTHGGISFTPYRESFKKLIPSDRMNYMETYNASEGFFGIQDNLQRDDMLLMLDLGVFYEFIPLDQLEEPDPPVSTVEEVKTGVNYAMIISTNGGLWRYMIGDTVVFTSQYPHRIKISGRTKYFINAFGEEVILENAEKALMSACKETGAVIKEYTAGPMFMSDESKGRHEWMIEFETPPGNLAQFAEGLDRTLKSVNSDYEAKRYKDLTLMLPKVVSLQPGTFYKWMQKRGKLGGQNKIPRLANDRKYLDELSDILSR
- a CDS encoding deoxynucleoside kinase → MHVAVAGNIGSGKTTLTSLLSKHYAWEAQYEDVDDNPYLNDFYQDMQRWSFNLQIYFLNSRFSQIVRIRQSGKKIIQDRTIYEDAFIFAPNLHSMGLMSTRDFENYFALFNLMSSLIEPPDLLIYLRASISTLVEQIQQRGRKYENNIRLDYLKHLNERYEAWVETYNLGKLLIVNVDNHNFRDKREDLSSVIDNINAQIHGLF